The stretch of DNA TTCACAGAAGATCAGGTAGCAGTTGACCTGTATGCGATTAAAGGCCCAGCGTCCTCCTTCCTGGACAAGGAGCTGATCATGGAGACCAAGtggctctcccctcccccccatcattaaaCCCTGTATACAGACATTAACCTCCCCACCTTGTAGTAATATCTATGACGACTACTCACCACCCCAATGAGATAGGGGCTCCCGGCGTCGCCCAGCAGGTGGGACACCATTATCTGCATGGCCTCAGCAGTGGAGCGTCTTGTGGGGATCACTACATACTGGAAGGAGAGGACATGTCTACATAAATATAAGATCAGACATGACGGGGGTACCCCAGGACGGGTCACTCACCAGGAGGATGTCAGCCACGATGGCCCAGTTCAATGACAGCAACGTCTCCCCGATAAAGATGAAAACCTGCAGAGAGGACAGAACACGCTGAATGGAGGACAAGGAGCAGCACAGGAGGTTATCCGTTACTATGGATCAGGTAAGGACAACACTAAACCCGCCCATAGACTTACGTAGGTGGCCACAAGACTGGTGTCAGCGAAGACCAGCGCTAAGTACAggaagggggcggagctcagcatccCGCAAGCACACACTATGGGGTCTGCGCGGGGGTTCACCTTGCGGTACCGTTTACTGATCTCCACTCCGGCCCCAACGCCCAAGAAGCCGGTGAGCACCGTGATCATGCCGAAGATCAGACTGCAAAGAAAGGCGTCAGAGATGATCACAGGGGCTCTGCAGGAACATGGAGGACGACAGGGCGACCACGACTACCCTCCAACTCTATGATAAGGTATTGGGCTCCCAATCTGCAGCATCGATTGCTTATGTCTATCATGAAGGGGCAGGATATATATTAAAAGGTCTGCTGCAGGATTGATTGCTTAGGTCTACTCTGAAAGGATAGGATATGCAGGATCAACTGCTCAAGTCTGTGCTGCACTGCAGGGATGTGCAAATGTGCTCCCCTGCAGGATCAACTGCTCATGACTGCGATGCAGGGATgggatatgtgctcccctgcagGATCAGCTGCTCATGTCTGCACTGCAGGGATATGTACATGTGCTCCCCTGCAGGATCAGCTGCTCATGTCTGCACTGCAGGGATATGTACATGTGCTCCCCTGCAGGATCAGCTGCTCATGTCTGCACTGCAGGGATATGTACATGTGCTCCCCTGCAGGATCAGCTGCTCATGTCTGCACTGCAGGGATATGTACATGTGCTCCCCTGCAGGATCAGCTGCTCATGTCTGCACTGCAGGGATGGGATATGTACATGTGCTCCCCTGCAGGATCAGCTACTCATGTCTGCATTGCAGGGATATGTACATGTGCTCTCCTGCTCAGGTCGGCTCGCTGCTGCCTGGATACATGCAGGTCTCTTTATAGACTTTCCTCTCATTCAGACCTGCCTTCATGGAAAGCTgaggcacacacacacagacttCAGCCCCTTACCTGTCATCATAGTTACATATAGCATCATGACAGGGCTGGGTCTTGTACAGCACGATCCGCGCCCGCACCAGGTAAGATGGAGCCCAGAGGGCGAGGGCGCCTGTGACAAACGCCACCGTCGTGAATCCAAGAGTAGAAAGCATAAAGCTCGggctacagagagagagagagagagagagagagagacacagagagaggtgAGTGACCCTAGAGGAACAGTGCGGAGGGGCGACCACCATCACTACACAGCGACACCCACTTTCCCAACAACGCCTTCACATCCGAGATCCAAGGAGTGGGGTTCAGGGGTTTGTCGGTTTTCCTCTCCGCGGCTCCTCTCGGAGGCTCCTTGACAAAGAAGACAAGCAGCAAGACAGCGATGAGTCCCAGACCTGGGGTGACCTGtcacaaggaggaggagacattaacaccttaaggaccaccCTACATGTGGACTTAAAGGCAGTGTCAAGAGGAAATTCCCCGATAAGCCAGGCACACTGCCTTGTAAGGCTATCACTTTGCCATAAACTGCTTCACTCTGGACACAAAAGGGCGTATCTATATGCAAAtgcgcagttaagtgcactgagggcgggcccagGCGACTCCGTGCATCACTTCctttcctgcttcctctgccggcCCTCCCTCTCCTTCCAGATAGACAGGGCCAGGTCCCTGCCAATCAaggagagagaggggcgggcagAGGAGGCAGGAGCAGCAAGGGTGCAGATTGGTTTTGgcccacccttggtgcacttatctgctcatttgcatgcagAACCCTGAGGTTCCTTCAACGGGTTAAATCTCATGACGTCTATTCAGGACAGAGAGTTGTAAGTAACAGCCATGTTGTTCCAGGGAATTACAGGAGAATAGACCCAACTTACATATAAAGGATATCACCGCTCCCTACAggcgcccctcccccccacagGTCGTGGCCCCTCACTCACCCGTAAAGCCCAGTGCCAGTCCCCGGCAGCGCTCGTCACCTTGGACCCCGCGATGTATCCCAGGCCGCTGTAATAGTCAGAATTTCAGGCTCAATTACAGAATACAGAATATATTTGCCTGGGAAAGCTGCGTGACAACCCTGCGCAGAACCCAATGGGGAGCATActgctgtcacccagctttcccagagtctgatcagactaaggaCCCACCCAATAGAATCTCTAATGACCTGAAAGAAACCAACACAAGTCCTGCAGCTCCCAATATACCTCGGCCCTGACTTATCGGACCGACATGTGCCATGCTGGTCTCGAAGAGCCCAGACAATTCACTTCTAACAAGGCgcctcctccggcagtccgtgcgccAGAATGTCCTCCAGTCCAGCTCCCAGCAATGATAAATGTGCTGGGGAAAGCCCACACCTCGCCCTCACTACGCCCCTTTTTCAGAAATGGCGAGggcaacgtaaaaaaaaaaaaaaatgccagttgagactagaaaaaaaacaacaacttaaacTGACATGGCACTTCCCACAGCTGAgtgtctgttacaatgtatccagtctattgtggtacttgtggttcgccgcgggcatcctccattgtatgcattttgctggggattgccaatagcaacgggccacaagtgcaggatttgctcccctatatatatgcacaactgcatgtgggtttgaagcacctcctgctaatgccaacctgtcttcttagtttgtatatagagattcctggaggtgtataaactcctatttaaatgtgcctgttttccatctacaggtcacatttaggtgcacctgtgaggcctgggacatatcagcaagtcttgagtgggactcacagactcctccctcctcccattgcaagcatggccacatgctggaggtaactggtgagttgtttgtgagtcggccttatgctcctgtaatttgcccactggctcctggtatcgcccatacggctcaggtaggagagtgttaggtcccgggctacttgagaaaccttgtcgcggtgtccgggcttagacatgttctacaccgtaggacatgttgactaatctctcaattttaaaatcagtttgaggatttagtatcactgcagagtgcacctgtgtttgttattgttttgttacaatgtatccagtctagacaattctTGGTCAGGTGAACACATCACCAGCACGAACTGTTCACGTGTCCTGacctgttacagtgtatcagtgtggaGTCCGCCCTGCTTAACTCACAGAGGGCTGtctacaattgtaacaaaccctcagcagaGTACGGGATGCAGCCTTTATTTGCACAGGGCACTCACCAGCCCACTGGAATGGCGAAGTAGAAGATGGACAACATGCGGCTCCGCTGGTCAGCCACAAAGAGGTCAGCGATGATGGTGGGGGCGATGGTGGAGTAACTCGCCTCTCCCACTCCGACGAGTCCGCGTGTGAACAGGAAGAGGGGGAAATACTGGAGAAGGAGCAGGAAAACAAGATGAGTGGCCAGTAAATACACCTCCAGATCCAGGGAAGGTGGGTGACAACCAACGTggaacacattaaaggggttgtcaggaacagcgccacatctgtgtGTGGATTGTGCAGGACCACCACTGATAAGATAATGGGGACCCATCTGACTAGTCGGGGGAGGGGTGGTGTTACTACACAAGTGATATTTTCTGGACATCGATCACTTCATGAAGTTACCTCTTTGGGAATGAAGGAGCTGCACAGGGTGATGATCGACCAGAAGGAGATCCCCACGCACATAATGTACTTCCTGTTCCATCGATCGCCCAAGTATCCGAAAACTGGAGCCAGCACCATGTAGCTGCAGATGAAgactggagggggaggggagaaggaGCAGATGTGAAGTGTGTGCAGGGCGACTCgaatcacccccccctccccccaatatgATGGAGCTCCACCTCCTATAACAGCGGCTCCTTGAAGGGGTATCCCAGTTACAGGATAGAGGCTGACTAACTGATCAGCTGGGGCCCCCACTAATCCCGCGACGGGGAATGCTGTTTCCCCATGTAATAAAGCTGCGGGTCCTGCCGATCCGTGAATGCAGAGGTGAGCGCTGTGCTCTGCAccctccggcagtcccatagataaTGGTCTTCTCCTGACCTGCTGCTCCATTAGAAAAGGTGAGGCGGGACCCCCGATCTTGGGATTGGTGCTCAGTAAACTTGtagtaaccagaatacccctttaagatttctataacatttcttttttttttactcacaaaTCTCAtgttacctggaaaccatgaacaAGCAGGTTACCTgctgacagaccccattatatatctcccccccccccccccagaataaAGCTGTATTATTATGGCTGCTCCTGTGGTGTTGGATCAGTAATGCCCCCCCCCTCATAATGGCGCCCTTCAGGTGGCGGGAGCGGACGTAACCTCTTACCTGTTTGTACCAATCCTGAGGAACCATCCTTGATCTTGAAGGCGCTCTCCAGGTCCGGGAGCACTCCTGCCAGGAAGAACATACATTCATCGTCAGCTCAGCAACATAGCAGTGGGGGGTCCCCCTGATATCTGCAGGGGCGGCACCCACTAAAATGAATGGGGGGTGATAGATATCAATGGATCCCCTCACACGGAGACCCTCCCAACAGCTAAGCATATGACCAGACAGCTTCATCTCTGCCGGTCAATATTCCCTGCGTCCTCATCACGTGTCAACCAGACCCCAATACTTGTTAGCGGGCGCTCCTGATGGGAAGCGATCACATTGATCTATTGTAATCCACCATCAAGTATTCCattttcctgcagcgccaccactggGGTAATGAAGTATTACAGTTCCGGATTAAATCAAAGGGCTGTCCATACAACGATGGGGTCCTCCAGAGAGacacttttgttttttcagtccCTCTCCACTCTTTTGGGTCCTGAATGGGGGACACCGCTTTATTAAAGGGACCACAAATCACAGGCAGCAAGAAACAAGGAGAAAATCGGTCAATCTAGCCGAGCTGGACAGGGAGAAACCAGAGGGGAGCCACCGACAGAGCTCTTCTCCCAGGGTCCGGCTCTGTCCAGGCCATGGCTTCTCTGAGACTCTCCAGGTTTCATGCTGCCTGTGGTTTGGGGAGCATGAAACCACCGATAGGGTCCCTTAAAGGAGGCTGTGCGGGATTAGACAGATGCCTTGCTTTTCTTTTACTGCCGCAGAAATagcgcccccccccttctccatctGTCTGGTATGCACCTGAATGGTCTGGTGCCGCAATACCAGAAACGACCATGGACAAGAGGGGCGCTTCCCTTAGAATCCACTAATGCAGACAGTCCCTTTAAATACCAAGCATTCTAAAGCCTATGGTAGAAATCCAAGCCTAAGGAAGTCTATTAGTTGTACCTTGTGCGAATACTTCAAGATGCTGACAATCAGGAGGAAGGAGGGGGCAAGGTCATGGGTCACCTCGGTCTACTCCATCCCCCACCCCTGATAAACCTGCCCTGCAGATGTGCGGCCCCTCCCCCGCCTACCAGCGACAGTGAAGCGGTCCATGTAGTTCAGCAGGTTGACGTAGAAGAGGATGAGTACGATGGAGACGGAGCGCCTGTAGGAGATGCCGGTCAGAGCGTGCACGTCGTGCGTTCCGGGGCTTTCCTCGCCATCCTCATCCAGCACACACGGAGGAACCCCCACGGCTTTCACCTCATCCACGTCATCTGCCTGAGTCAGGAACGGGGACGTGTCTGCATGATCGTGGCGAGACGCCATCTTGTCCGGCCCCCAGACTGTAAATACTGGACACAAAATGAATGGAAAGTTATTATTGTCAGAGGAtgaacacccctcccccccccccccccccaaatctgaGCCTCCTGCTCTGGGTGCGGCCTCCAAGAGTACCCCCCTCAAATCACTGCTGGACCCCTTTATACTGCTCCAACCACACACAGGTCAATTCAGCCAACCAgtggaaaccatcaacaagcagggCACCCGCTGACTGTTCT from Bufo bufo chromosome 7, aBufBuf1.1, whole genome shotgun sequence encodes:
- the SPNS1 gene encoding protein spinster homolog 1, with product MASRHDHADTSPFLTQADDVDEVKAVGVPPCVLDEDGEESPGTHDVHALTGISYRRSVSIVLILFYVNLLNYMDRFTVAGVLPDLESAFKIKDGSSGLVQTVFICSYMVLAPVFGYLGDRWNRKYIMCVGISFWSIITLCSSFIPKEYFPLFLFTRGLVGVGEASYSTIAPTIIADLFVADQRSRMLSIFYFAIPVGCGLGYIAGSKVTSAAGDWHWALRVTPGLGLIAVLLLVFFVKEPPRGAAERKTDKPLNPTPWISDVKALLGNPSFMLSTLGFTTVAFVTGALALWAPSYLVRARIVLYKTQPCHDAICNYDDSLIFGMITVLTGFLGVGAGVEISKRYRKVNPRADPIVCACGMLSSAPFLYLALVFADTSLVATYVFIFIGETLLSLNWAIVADILLYVVIPTRRSTAEAMQIMVSHLLGDAGSPYLIGVISDRISRGKPESTLLSFRSLEYALMVCAFVGALGGGFFLATALFIEKDRKKAEMVSEGLVSEAERVEDGIVVPKRGRSTRVPVSSVLI